Within Panicum virgatum strain AP13 unplaced genomic scaffold, P.virgatum_v5 scaffold_3273, whole genome shotgun sequence, the genomic segment TTCCTTTTTTGTTAGAAACCCAGCTCTTTCCTTTCCCTTCCTGACCATGAAACAGGCTAGCGCCTTTTATGAACTCTTATCCAAAATCTCTCATCAATCAAAGTCTGTTCCTTCTACTGCACCCCAAGCACCTCCGGTTCAGGTCTTTTATGATTGTGACCAATTTCCTGGCCCGTTGGAAGGCCAAAGCAGCCCAAGTGATTGATCTCTCCCCAGAAAAGGAACAAGTTCGGATAATGATGAATAACATGAGTAGGCAATACCATGACTATTTAGATTTCCAAGCGATGACCACTTATGACTCTTTGATTGAAGCAGCCACTCGTATTGAAGATGCTATCTACAATGGGACTCATGGATCACAGGTCAAAGAGGCAGATCCAAAAGGAAAGAAGATAGCCCTGGGGGGAACAAGCAAGAACAGTGAAGTGAATATCTTGTCTGACGGAAAACCAAAGACACTCAGGACTTTCACTCCGTTCGGCATAACTCTCAGCCGCGCCTTGGAAAATAAGCTTAAGAAGCATGGTGTACTGACGCCTTTTCCCCCATCTCCGCCACCAGATCCTCTTCCTCCTAGGTACAAAGCCAATGCCTACTGCAAGTACCATCAGACAAAAGGCCAAAAGTGTTTAAGGCTTAAACATGACATCCAAGACCTTATTGATTCAGGGAAAATTGAGCCGCCAAGGGCAAACCGTCCTAATGTCACTACTAATCCCCTACCCACTCATGCTGTACTTCCTCCTGCCAATATAAACATGATCGAGCCAACATTGTCGAGTTGGTAGTCTCTGACTCCCTCCTTATTACGCCAGCCGGAGAAAAGGGAGAAACCGATGGTAGAGACATGACTGGAATCCGGGAGACTGACGAGATTGAGCCCCCACCTCAAGTTCATATGCTCTGGTGGGATGATTTCAACGATCAATTCCCAACCCCTCCTATTACTCCCTGAAAGCCCAGCAAGTGATGAATCCTTTACCCTTGCTCATATTCTGGAAAATCTTCCCATGTCATAAACCTTCCATTCAGTATAGGTAAACCATTTAGGGAGAATGGGTTTTTAGGTCTTTCTCACGTGTTTTTTTTCGCTCGTCAAATGTTTACCTATCTTCCGCGGAGAATGGTCGATCGGTTTTCTTCTTTTAAAGAACTTTGTAAATGAATGATCCAGAGAAAAGACAGAGAGATATTTACTTTTTTCACATCTGTAACTACATTCTCACATTAttgatttttttatctttttatgcGATCGGAAAACGAATGAGATCAGAAAGATAGGCGGACGACTTGACGATAAGGTCGGATGTTTCCGTGAGCAGTAAGCAGCGGATCTCCCCTTTTTTTGGGGAAAGCTGGTGGCCCTTTTGGCGTGTTAATTCTTTCGACGGGGCGGCCTTCTTCGTTCGGTAGATCCGGTCGAGGTGGTTTTCGTTTACCAGCGCGTAGGTGGTTTAAGTTCCTATGACCGAGTCTTTCTGGCCCCTGTGAACATATTTTCTTAATGTATTAAAGAGGGCCTCTCTAACCGGTGAAAAGTGGTAGGTGTCCACTAACGGCTATTCCTGGCTCGGCTCCGATAACGCAATTCCGGGAGGAGTCGGTAGTTGGGCACTGGATCCCTTCGGACCTGGAGAACGTGTGACACTGGGTCGGGGTTTGGTGAACCAACAGGTCGCTCCTTTAGTTTAAGTATCGGGCCCCTTTTTCGTTGCCTAGGTTACACCTTCGGAATACCCCAGACGGGGATTTCGCTCTATTCCCCCCAATCTTCACTTTACGCCACGCCGACTCTCCGTCGTGGAATTAGACCAAGGGTCGAAGACCCATACCATAGGACCCCGTCTCCCGTATCTTATCTTTCGCACGTAGGAGATCGAGACACTGCCTTAGGGCTATGGGGAAAGTAGATCGATTGCCCAAGAATTACAACTACATAGAGGGTCTCTACAAGTCTATAAAGAAGTTTCCAAAAATTGATCGGTAGTAGTCCGGTCGCACCCGAACAATAATATTCCAGAGGGAAATGCACCTAAGATCAAATATTTTGAGCCGGCTTCCGTGGAAAATTCAGACTTTCTTTTTGATGCTGCGATCACATAAAAACATAAACTTTGAAGCTCAATAGCTAAATACATGGCAATTAAATCATGAGCCGGGATCATTAAGAGCATACTGCGAGTAGGAAGTGGAATTAATACAATGAATTCAAAAGCATCAAACCTCTCTTTTTCGAAAGAATCGAAACACATCGAAATGGTACCAGCCGTACTTAATAATAGAAGGATTTGGCAGAAATATGTAAAATTGTCCCTCCTAAAAAAATGATTCCAGAATAAATGGGCAATAGTTAGGAGAGGTGCGCCAGCGGCGAGCAGAAGCAAGGTTATTAGATACCGAAGGAAAGCCCGGCCAGAACCACACGTGCAAGTTTCCCTGCATGTGGCTCGTCCGTGATAACTTCTTCGGATTTGCGTGAACTAGCGGACCGATCACTAAGTGGTTAGTACCTCCAGCATGAGCGAACCTTTTCTGAACTGGTTAGGAATGGGCGCCACTATCCCAGCCCGGATCCAGCCGGGTTCTATTGATCATGTCCCCTTCCCAACAGTTGTACCTTGTCTTGGGGCGTCTTTCTTTGGCTTTACTATCAAGCCCGCCGGAAAAATCAAAGTCTTTCTCTTCCCGTCCCGGGTCATGGTGAGGCGAAGGTGCGTCCACAGAAGAGGAAATCGCAATGCATCTTGCTCAGCAGGCGTAGCTTGGAGTGGGAGTGTTGCGGGAGTAAGGTAAGGAAAGTGGCCTAAGAGAGGAAGCCAAACAAACCAACCTGGGCCTTTTGAGCGCTGCTAAGCTAATATGCGCcagagaaagaaaaggaggtAACTATTCGGTCCGGAGCATTGATTCCCCATAACGAATAGGCTAACTCTATCTCTCAATTGCCTATCCTGTGCTCGAGAAGGTCCCCCAGTTCCTCGGCAGCACCTTGAAGTGCATTTAGTTGTATAACTTTAGACTGGGGATATTCCCCACTCCATGGCATCTTTCGCTCATCCATTCAGCCCGCCCGCCCAGACGCGGCGCCCTTTCGCATTATCATCTACCGCCCTTTCTTTCCTCCCGTCCCTTCACGCATGAAGATCGTCGTATGTATGTTCGACTTCGGTTGCCGGTGCAATAGAATTGGCGGGAGTATATTATGGCAGGATCAGTCACCTGGGCAAACCAACCCTCCTCCAAGAAGAATTGTGCTATGCCCCCCCCCGATATCCCTATAGAGCGAAAGAGCTGCCTGGTGATCCCTAGGTTGCAGCACGTCCGGTCGTTAACTCCTCGCTAGCTGCCGCCGTTTCTAGGACCGACCGACGCCTCACCTGCATGCACAGGTACCTACGTAGTGTAGTGTCGGTCGCACATTCATAATAGCGTTCGGACTCATGTGCCTTCCTGAACCAGGGGAGTTCCCTTGCTCCTGCTGCGTACGATTAGCCAGCCTTGCGGCGGCAAAAGGATTAGGACGTCCCCCCATGCTAAGGTTCCCTGCGGTCCGGCCGCATTAGGTTAGGGAGCTGGGCGATAATAGCTCCTCCGCATCCCAAGCGCGCTGCCCTCCTAGGCGCGCAACACTAAGTAATCCAAGCCAACCCACATTACTAACTAACGGTGGATAATCATCTTTCTTAGAGGTACTAAATACAACTCCATGAATGAGCAAAATGAAGGTTGCGTTAATGAGAAAGATCTCTGGGGAAACCGCTAAAAAAAGATTGAACATGTGGTTCCGAGTTTCGATAACTTCTTCTGCTTTCATTTCCTCTCCTCCGTCTGCAAAATCACTGAGTTAATTCAAAAGTCCTGTTAGGTCACATAAAGGCGCTTgctgcttcaaaaaaaaataggaaTGCATGCTTAAATATGCCCCCGCCCCCTATTGAGATCTTCATATTGAAACAATAGTAGCGCATGCTCATACTCAGCCCTTTCGAGCTGAGCTTGGCTGCGGGCTATTCCATCCCATAGGATCCTTTGCGCCAATTCATGGCACCTCCTGGAAGTGGTCTGTGCATCCAGGTAATCCTGGTTGTGCGAAACCACCTCCAAAAAGAAGATGGATCCTTCATTCTCCTGCAGATCTTGATAAGCTGCACGGAGAATAGAAATATTCTCCGTCCCACGAATATGATCTAAATAGGAGCGAACCGCCTCTTCCAAAATGTAGGGCTCGAGGGGAAGTACGGCTTCGCTTCTATTATACATCGAAATGAAATCTTGGATAAGATCTCGTCGTAAACACGAGATCTTTTCCTCTATTAAAAATAAGTGTAGGCGCCCAGGAATGTCCTCCAGAGGGGTGTTGTGATTCAGCTCCTGCTGAATGAACGCAACCCACTCCGGATCCTGGTCATAAAGGCTCAGATAGAAGTTGAGCCCTTCTAAATGAGCTAGAGCCTGTGGGCTTTGAACCTCCGGCGGGAGACTTATAATGGACAACAATCCCAAATCTAGATGGGAGACGAGTCCCACTAGGGGGAGTAAAAAACGCAAATATATTATCACAACAAAAATGGTAACTTTTATAAACAATAACAAAGAAGGATATTTGcatatcaaaaaataaaaaaaggaggAGGAATTCGAAATGAAATTCTTTATTTGCCCGTTCCTACCAAATGATTGTTTAGCCAATGAAGGATTTCGCGCCACGGAATGAATCGAGGAACTGAGGACGTTTCCAATACCGACAGCAGCTCCCGCTAAAGCAATTGTAGCAGCTCCGGCACCTATTGATTTAGCTCCTTCTAACATGTCGAGTCGCGACATGACATTGTTTCACGCTTTTCCTTCGCTACTAGAAATTTTTAGTCTAGTCTAGTTCTAGTTTCTAGTATAGTATTGTATTTCCCGTTGATGAAATTTCTAGTATAGTATTGTATTTCTCGTTGATGAAATTTCTAGTTCTAGTATAGTCTAGTCTAGTATAGTATTTCTCGTTGATTTGATTCCTGCGCAGCGATCCATGGTTGAATAATAAGACACAAACTAGATACGGAATCGCTACGTTTCTTTCTATATGATAATATATGCAAAACCAAAGTAAGTCCAAAGGAATCTTGCTCGCTCCATTCCTACGCTCGCGTACTGGCTCGTGTCACTTATGTTCCACCCGTGGAATAATAAAGAGAAGATTGTTGGAAGATAGAAAATGATCTATTTGATATTATGGACGACTGGTTACGAAGGGACCGTTTCGTTTTTATAGGATGGTCCGGCCTATTGCTCTTTCCTTGTGCTTATTTCGCTTTAGGGGGTTGGTTTACAGGGACTACTTTTGTAACTTCTTGGTATACCCATGGATTGGCTAGTTCCTAATCTTTCTTTTCGATCTCTCTAGGCTAGTTTGTGTCAATTCTTGGCTCACTTGCCTTTTTTCGCTTACTTGTTCTTATGACTTGACCTGTCTATTTATAAAAAGGTAGCCCTATTCCTGTGACCCATTTCGAAAGAGCggtaaaagaaaaaggaagaaagTCAAACTGAGTGCACATACTCCACCTTGCTGGTATGGCAAGCCTATTAACAAGGATGACAGCTTGTTATCCAAacagcaatgaagaagaaacaTGTGTGAGTCAAAGAAAGGTTTCAACACCCGGAATAGAATTCAAGAATTTCCAACTGTGGCTTATCTACGATAAAAGAAAGGACGGAAGTTGGGGGATGTGCATCGAAACTAGAAGATTGAACTCTTCTTCCTTACCGGCCAAGATCACTTTACTCCTAAAGACTTTCTTTCAAAGCTAAAGCTTGCCTAGCTTGCTAACCATCTGCCAAAACATTCTGTGTGGTGAGAGGCGAGCGAAGTAAGGACGACTGTCAAGAGAGAAAGGAACGAAGGAGACGAGAGCAAGTTGGAAACCAAAGCTGTAGCGCGTCAGGGCCTCTGTTTGCTCATCCCCCCTCCCCTGTGCCCATAGTTCATAGTAAGGGGCTCCAAGATACGGCTTAAAGCCTGATGTAGGAAAGGTCAAGTAAAGCCATAGTGCGCTAGTAGCAAACAACGGAGCAAGTGACGGAACTACAGAATATTAGGTAGGCTTCACTGAAAAACTCAACTTTCTATTAGTTGGTCTTCTTGCCCATTAGGTTCCTATACTGGTAGTCTAGTTGTAGTTTTGAGTGGCTTTCATAAAAGCTTTACAAAGTGGGTAGGTTCCTAGCTCAACAGAGGAAGGATCCCCAACAGAAGGTAGCTTTCCCACTTTAACAAGCTCCTCTCGTGGGAGCTGGTTTCTATTGAATGTGACCCTTTCATTAGCTTAGCTTATGGATTCTAGCCCAGCCACTTGGTGGAAAAGGCCTGGGGCTCTGATGAACTTCTGAGATCTAAGGTTTGTGTGCATTGCCATGATTCTGAGTCACTTGGTAAGAGCCAGCCTTGCCTTGTTGATGACCATACTTTGATCTCCAGGACCTGGATCTGAAGTATCATTTACTAAGTGTAAAACAATGAAACTGGACGTGAGACATTTTAGTTTAAGAATTGCTAAATTAGGGCAGCCACTCACAACAGTACTTGTTACGTAAGGTACGCACCAGTGCCAGTCTCATATTGGTATTAGCAATGACCGGTGTAAGTAACAATGTAAAGCAATAAAAGAAGGtgtaaaaataagaaaaaaaaatcaagtatgAATCTGTACCGCTGTCACGAGATTGATGTGATCGGGGCGCACAGGTGCAGTCAGAAAAGCAACACAGTTGCCCGGCTGTCCATCATGAGGTCTGAGTGTAGCAAGAGGCACTTGCTTTCTGTCATCCCATATCTTTACCAAAATCAAATTCGAAATGGCGAAGCATGGAAGCAACTCACCATGCCATCCTTTGATGCCGAGGCGGGTAGTCGTCCACTGAGAAATGGACGGAGCAGTGATATCACCGTTGTGCTTACCGACAACATGGACCCCGTCTGTCAGCTTGTCGATTGGACACTTAAGCGGTTCCTCTGCTTCTCAAACTAGAAGTAAGCGTGGACCATAGCCACAAGTCAGCCAGACTATAGAAAAGTCAGCCATGGTATATGAAAGATTACGCGGCATGCAATGTCGCGATCAGAGGAACTATCTCACTCCCTCCCATCCACATCTTCTTGCCCATGCTTCGTGTTCAAGCTCCACGCTATCTTATTGCAGGTATTCGAACCAATCTCAGCAAATGGCCCACCTCAGCTTGGGATCCGGAGAGCATAGGAGGAGAATATGAAAGACGCGGCTATCTATCGCCCCCTGAGTTCTCTTTACCAAATTCCACTCTTTTTATCGGAAACATTGCTTTTATGAAAATACTGCATCATCTTTCCGTATCCTGTCTctaaaagaaagaaataaaggAGTGAACCAGAAGCCCATCCTGGACATCAAAACTGAAAGCTCTTCTTCAGTATAACTCCTATCTGATGATACTCGTACGAGTATTCCGTGGTGAAGCCAACCCCCGCCGGCCCAGAGAAAGGTCTCGAGTGACAGAAAGCGAGATTTTACTATGATTAGGGAGTCCAATATTACATAGTCTAGTACCACACTTGTCTTCATGCCTCAACGACTTTCACTTTCATACCTTAATACCGAGCTTCCTAACCAGGAACGGCCGGCTACAACTACAGCATGAAAAGAGCTGCAGAGCATCAAACTGCTTTTTAATGATACTGAAATAGATCTTTCTTCTTTCGCGCCTCTACTAAAGCCCTATTATTGGATTCACGAGACTTACGAGCATCCTGAATGAATTGACTTACCACAACTGGTGTATCTAGTATTCCCTTGTAAGATTTATTACCAATACTAGAGCAGCTAGCCTTATCTGATCCCGTATGTGTTCTAAGCACCTTCTCGTACTTAGTATCAAATCGAGTTATCCTTGAATCTA encodes:
- the LOC120694117 gene encoding uncharacterized protein LOC120694117; this translates as MSRLDMLEGAKSIGAGAATIALAGAAVGIGNVLSSSIHSVARNPSLAKQSFGRNGQIKNFISNSSSFFYFLICKYPSLLLFIKVTIFVVIIYLRFLLPLVGLVSHLDLGLLSIISLPPEVQSPQALAHLEGLNFYLSLYDQDPEWVAFIQQELNHNTPLEDIPGRLHLFLIEEKISCLRRDLIQDFISMYNRSEAVLPLEPYILEEAVRSYLDHIRGTENISILRAAYQDLQENEGSIFFLEVVSHNQDYLDAQTTSRRCHELAQRILWDGIARSQAQLERAEYEHALLLFQYEDLNRGRGHI
- the LOC120694119 gene encoding NADH-ubiquinone oxidoreductase chain 2-like, translated to MKAEEVIETRNHMFNLFLAVSPEIFLINATFILLIHGVVFSTSKKDDYPPLVSNVGWLGLLSVLITLLLLAAGAPLLTIAHLFWNHFFRRDNFTYFCQILLLLSTAGTISMCFDSFEKERFDAFEFIVLIPLPTRSMLLMIPAHDLIAMYLAIELQSLCFYVIAASKRKSEFSTEAGSKYLILGAFPSGILLFGCDRTTTDQFLETSL